AGTTTATCAATTAACTGTGTACGGTTCCACACTCGACCAGGATGGCTGACAAAGGTGCTTAATAAATTAAATTCTAAGGTAGTTAAATCCAAAATTTCTGGAGGTTGGGAATTTATTTGGCGGTTAGCAGTGCGCTGGTCTATATCTACTATAAAATGTTGAGTACGATTCACCTGATATTGTCCCCCTTGACGGAGACTACGCCGCAACAAAGCCCGTACCCTAGCTACCAATTCTCTGGGGCTGAAGGGTTTAACCATATAATCATCAGCACCAGTAGACAAACCAATCACCCGATCAATTTCTTCACCCTTAGCTGTGAGCATTAATATATAAGGGTCTTTTGCACCTGGTTTTTGACGTATTCTGGCACAAACCTCCAACCCATCTAAATTAGGAATCATTAAGTCGAGAATAATTAAATCTGGTGGTTGCTCTTGAAACATCCGCAACGCATTCACACCATCACGGCTAATGCGACAGACAAATCCTTCTTTTTGTAAAGAAAGTTGGATTAATTGAGCAATTTCTGGTTCATCCTCAACAATTAAAATATCCATCTTGATTAAGAGTGAGCGAAATACGCAGAGAAATTTCCTAACTTGAAAATAGCACTAATTTCTGAGTTGTGAGTAGAAGCCGCAATATTTTTATCCCCTCCTTGTCGGCGAAGTAGACGGGGAACTATCTTGTCATTCTCGCTCCGTCAGCGCGAATTAACAAAACTATTTACTGTACGTAAAAATCCCCCAAATCCTTACCAATGACAATTGACATTTAAACACTGGAATTAGACAGCGTGCGGTAATTATAGCCTACAGTGGAATCCTTTTGGATATATTTTTTAATGCTATCTAAGTCAATGAAATAGTCAGCAACATCAATCAAGCTATCGCTGGTCATTGTTCGCAGACTGACAACTTCTACCCGCGCTCCTTTACTGGTGACAGCATTGACAGCATAAGCTAGATCTCCATCTCCACTAACTAAAATCGCAGTATCGTAGTAGGGAGATAAAGTAATCATATCTACAGCAATTTCTACATTTAGATTGGGTTTTTTAGAATTATCTACAGCTGAAAATTCTTTAGTGACGACACGATAGCCATTCCGACGCATCCAGAATAAAAAACCCTGTTGTTTTTCATGGGAGCGTAGACGTGTAGATGGTGGTCGTGAGATATCAGTTATGGTATAAAAAAAAGCACGTAGCAGTCGGGAACTATCAGTTAAACAACAAAGAAATTTCAGATAGTCAATTTCAATTCCCAGTTGGCTAGCTGCTTGAAATAGGCTTAAACCATCAATAAAAATTGCAATTCGCCCACGATGTATGCCCTCAAAAATGGCACTATAGTTTACAGGGTTTGGCTTTTTTGTCCCTTCACCCCCCATATTATTCTTCATTAAGATTGGTCTTTGCCAATGCGGTTTTTGGCTCAGACGTTTATCTTCATTTTTTTCTTTGCTAAAAGGAGAAATAGTCATTAGATTCCTCGGTATTTTAAATCTCAAAAAACTCTTGGGAACTAGGTCATGGAAAATCCGTGCTGATAAATCAGCCTAGCAGCCAGTGGTATTCGGTGATTTGCTGCAAATGAACTTAACTCATGTTGACAGTGCAGATTTAACGCCATATTCCCGCCACCTACAGATATACCACTCGTTACCTACTCTCATTGACTTTTGATCAGGTACAGGCTAAACGCAAGCAGATTCCAGCACAGGTAGGCAGTTGAGTGATCTGAGGCATATATTTTTATTGTACATCTATATTTAAATAAGCTTCCATCAAAACTATTTTTACATATTGATGCCTTGATATTTGGCGCAAATAATGGGGCGTAAGCCTTGCATCATCAAAAGTTTCTTCTGACTATTGTGGGTAGCAAATAAAAGATTTTCTTAAGGATTTAACCGCAAGTATTAATAACTATTTCGTTGAGGATAGATTTAAATCTATAGTAGACATTACAGCGATTTTCAGGTAAATGAAC
The Gloeotrichia echinulata CP02 DNA segment above includes these coding regions:
- a CDS encoding NYN domain-containing protein is translated as MTISPFSKEKNEDKRLSQKPHWQRPILMKNNMGGEGTKKPNPVNYSAIFEGIHRGRIAIFIDGLSLFQAASQLGIEIDYLKFLCCLTDSSRLLRAFFYTITDISRPPSTRLRSHEKQQGFLFWMRRNGYRVVTKEFSAVDNSKKPNLNVEIAVDMITLSPYYDTAILVSGDGDLAYAVNAVTSKGARVEVVSLRTMTSDSLIDVADYFIDLDSIKKYIQKDSTVGYNYRTLSNSSV
- a CDS encoding response regulator transcription factor, which translates into the protein MDILIVEDEPEIAQLIQLSLQKEGFVCRISRDGVNALRMFQEQPPDLIILDLMIPNLDGLEVCARIRQKPGAKDPYILMLTAKGEEIDRVIGLSTGADDYMVKPFSPRELVARVRALLRRSLRQGGQYQVNRTQHFIVDIDQRTANRQINSQPPEILDLTTLEFNLLSTFVSHPGRVWNRTQLIDKLWGDNFFGDERVVDTHVARLRKKIEPDPANPTFIKTVVGVGYKFEDSPVM